The Verrucomicrobium spinosum DSM 4136 = JCM 18804 DNA segment GCGATAGGCGATTTCATCGAGCCACTGGTCCGTCTGGCGCTTCCAGCCCTCCCCACGGTAACCGTACAGGCTCTTCAGGGTGATGTGTCCACGGTGCCACTGATCAATGTAGATCTTGCCATCCCGGCCAAAGTCCACCGTCAACCGCGCCGGCGTCAGCCACTCGTGCGCCCACCAGATGGGATCAGTGCACGGCTCCAGATCCCCATTCGCCTCCCACTCTTGCAGGAGCAGCAGATACGCCGGAGCCAGCAGACGTTGCACCAGGTCCTCCTGGTCAGACTCAATTTGCCCCTGCGCATTTGCCAGGACAAAGCGAGTATTGGCACCCCCCAGCGTTTCCGCGTTCCATAGAACCTCGTAGGAGTACCCCGTGCCCGCCGCAATATCCCGGCGGATGCCGTTCTGGTGATTCACCACGTTCGGATGCGGCCGCTCATCCTGCAAGATCTTCAACCGCTGCCCAGGCCCCAACCTCTCCACCTCCCCCGCCTTCAGCATCTGCTCCAGGCGGATGGGTTTTCCCGTCTTAGGGTCCTCCACGATCACCGTGGGACGCTGACTGCCAGGCGGCCCCATCGATCCAGGACTGATCCCGCCTCCCTGCGGTGGCATATCCTGCTCCACCGTCCAGGCCTTCATCGCGGCGTCCTTGATCACGCGGGTGTAGGCGTTTTCTGTCTCCGTGATGTCCACCAGGCGATTCAGCGCGTGCGCCAGGCACGTTTGCCCGCGCACCCGGCCGATCCCCTCATAGTGGGCGAAGAAGAGCACGTTTTCCGCCGGCACATCCACCTGCGTCTGCTTCCCCTTCAGATCCTTTCCCAGGATGCGATACGCCAACGCGGCATCATGACGATTCATGATCACCCCGTCATGCATCCGGGTGCCCGCCGGAGCC contains these protein-coding regions:
- a CDS encoding phage portal protein: MHDRSGGRVTAPDLTPNAAYGSFAGAMWSDDRGYIYVPTLDSREELDSLSRLEMMGRTNMLYNNNGFAKGIIKTIARMVCGTGLVPEHLTADKKYNARAKELWNERAEQAMSFSLNHRFSASTAQLALKVAQLKGGDSCMVPARDEDGRLRFSLYEGWQIGNGQGLAPAGTRMHDGVIMNRHDAALAYRILGKDLKGKQTQVDVPAENVLFFAHYEGIGRVRGQTCLAHALNRLVDITETENAYTRVIKDAAMKAWTVEQDMPPQGGGISPGSMGPPGSQRPTVIVEDPKTGKPIRLEQMLKAGEVERLGPGQRLKILQDERPHPNVVNHQNGIRRDIAAGTGYSYEVLWNAETLGGANTRFVLANAQGQIESDQEDLVQRLLAPAYLLLLQEWEANGDLEPCTDPIWWAHEWLTPARLTVDFGRDGKIYIDQWHRGHITLKSLYGYRGEGWKRQTDQWLDEIAYRKEGMEKRGLVLADLPAIPGASVLPVESEEPEETKMKTTED